Proteins encoded within one genomic window of Rhizobium favelukesii:
- a CDS encoding glutathione S-transferase family protein, producing the protein MQLFHAPRSCSLGIRVLLEEIGVPHKVSAIDLSSGHQRDDASLAVNPKGKVPALLRDDGTVLTEFQAIALWLAWRFPEAGLLPDDPDAAARVTEVMEFIVGTIHMRGFALVIMPGKFVSSPAAQQELRANGLQVATDGLHHVSALLGETPWLSGTRPGVADAALFYVTQWAIALNVDLPAPLNAFYEEMLKRPSVLRATDRSSA; encoded by the coding sequence ATGCAACTTTTTCACGCTCCCAGATCCTGCTCGCTGGGCATCCGGGTTCTCCTCGAGGAAATCGGCGTCCCCCACAAGGTCTCGGCGATCGATCTGTCATCCGGCCACCAGCGCGACGATGCCTCCCTGGCAGTCAATCCCAAGGGCAAGGTGCCCGCCCTACTCCGTGACGACGGGACGGTGCTGACCGAGTTCCAGGCCATCGCCCTCTGGCTTGCATGGCGCTTTCCCGAGGCCGGGCTCCTTCCCGACGATCCCGACGCTGCGGCGCGCGTGACGGAGGTGATGGAGTTCATCGTAGGCACGATTCACATGCGCGGCTTTGCACTAGTCATCATGCCTGGCAAGTTCGTCTCATCGCCAGCGGCGCAGCAGGAATTGCGCGCCAATGGACTGCAGGTGGCGACTGACGGTCTACACCATGTCTCCGCTCTTTTGGGAGAGACGCCGTGGCTGTCGGGCACCCGCCCCGGGGTCGCCGATGCGGCGCTGTTTTACGTCACGCAATGGGCCATAGCGTTGAACGTCGATCTGCCCGCGCCGCTCAACGCTTTCTACGAGGAAATGCTGAAGCGCCCGAGCGTGCTGCGAGCGACCGATCGCTCCTCCGCCTGA
- a CDS encoding glyoxalase/bleomycin resistance/extradiol dioxygenase family protein, with the protein MHKQFAPRVFQLGYVALETPDVMRARDHYAETIGMSETATGHDGESYLSIGYEHHNIVLRQAMHKAMGHLGFQLNPGTELRQLVAELRAFGLGAQIKSDSQPGIRELVEVEPVPGTTLQLYTDIDAPAPGFKRTGVSPLRLGHVAVISPEGPKLKTFFMDFLGFWFTDTIAGISNFITCNREHHVVNLVSMPDQRVHHIAFQLKGNASHAMAGDLLAERGLPVKWGPTRHTAGHNIASYHYDPDQVLIELYTDMDVFIPELNMCEARPWHGHFPMAPREWKLTELAAWETEFAFSLAQA; encoded by the coding sequence GTGCACAAACAATTCGCCCCGAGAGTGTTCCAACTGGGCTACGTCGCGCTGGAAACGCCCGACGTCATGCGCGCCAGGGATCACTACGCAGAAACCATAGGCATGAGCGAGACCGCGACCGGTCATGATGGAGAGAGCTATCTGTCCATCGGCTACGAGCACCACAACATCGTCCTGCGCCAAGCCATGCACAAGGCGATGGGCCATCTCGGCTTCCAGCTCAACCCCGGCACCGAACTCAGGCAGCTCGTGGCCGAGCTGCGCGCCTTCGGCCTGGGCGCTCAGATCAAGTCCGACAGTCAGCCGGGAATCCGCGAACTGGTCGAAGTCGAGCCGGTTCCCGGCACAACGCTGCAGCTCTATACCGACATCGATGCTCCCGCCCCCGGCTTCAAGCGTACCGGCGTGTCACCCCTCCGGCTCGGACATGTGGCGGTGATCTCGCCCGAAGGCCCGAAGCTGAAGACGTTCTTCATGGACTTCCTGGGCTTCTGGTTCACCGATACGATCGCGGGCATCTCCAATTTCATCACCTGCAATCGCGAGCACCACGTCGTCAATCTGGTGAGCATGCCGGACCAGCGGGTCCATCACATAGCCTTCCAGCTAAAGGGCAACGCCAGCCACGCGATGGCAGGCGATCTGCTGGCCGAGCGCGGTCTTCCGGTGAAGTGGGGTCCAACGCGTCATACCGCCGGTCACAACATTGCCAGCTATCACTACGACCCCGACCAGGTGCTGATCGAGCTCTACACCGACATGGACGTGTTCATCCCGGAACTGAACATGTGCGAGGCACGCCCCTGGCACGGGCACTTCCCGATGGCTCCGCGCGAATGGAAGCTCACGGAACTCGCGGCTTGGGAAACCGAGTTCGCCTTCAGCCTGGCGCAGGCCTGA
- a CDS encoding OmpP1/FadL family transporter produces the protein MKTTKLLTGFFGCLFITPAMAGGFDILGQPNDVLFEPGRYAEFGLGLGGADVAGQITAAGPPFASGDTAPTLPFYNGAFKDDINEQFSGAVIVDNPYGRKLQYDRGPLSGLSGEVESIAITGLLRYKLTDRFSVFGGPRLQRLGGNTDISVFAGGLPAGFANVEFEDTWAVGYVVGGAFEIPEAHVRIAVTYNSAIDYDLDTSGAYVGTTNVKTPQSVNVDLQAPVSLSTLVFASVRWAEWSETTTSPPGYPLGSLTHFNDTTTYRLGVVQMFSENWAGFTALTYEPKTGISADAPIDATDGLWARHLARSTPGTR, from the coding sequence ATGAAGACTACTAAATTGCTGACCGGATTTTTCGGCTGTCTTTTCATCACGCCCGCGATGGCGGGAGGCTTCGACATTCTGGGGCAACCGAACGACGTCCTTTTCGAACCGGGGCGCTACGCCGAGTTCGGGCTCGGCCTCGGCGGTGCGGATGTGGCCGGACAAATCACCGCCGCCGGACCGCCGTTTGCTTCGGGCGACACCGCGCCCACGCTTCCATTTTACAATGGCGCCTTCAAGGACGACATAAACGAGCAGTTCTCGGGAGCAGTCATCGTCGACAATCCCTACGGGCGCAAACTCCAGTATGATCGCGGACCTCTGTCCGGCCTGTCGGGGGAAGTCGAGTCGATCGCGATTACAGGCTTGCTGCGCTACAAACTCACGGATCGATTCAGCGTGTTCGGCGGTCCCAGGCTCCAGCGCCTCGGCGGCAACACCGACATCTCGGTCTTTGCGGGCGGCCTGCCTGCCGGTTTCGCCAACGTGGAGTTCGAGGACACGTGGGCGGTCGGCTACGTGGTCGGGGGCGCCTTCGAAATTCCCGAAGCCCATGTCCGGATCGCCGTCACGTACAATTCCGCGATCGACTACGATCTGGACACGTCCGGTGCCTACGTAGGAACGACGAACGTCAAGACGCCGCAATCGGTCAACGTCGATCTCCAGGCCCCTGTCAGTCTTTCGACGCTGGTCTTCGCGTCGGTCCGCTGGGCCGAATGGAGTGAAACCACGACCAGTCCGCCGGGCTATCCTCTGGGATCGCTCACCCACTTCAACGACACGACGACCTACAGACTGGGCGTAGTGCAAATGTTCAGCGAGAACTGGGCGGGGTTCACGGCCCTGACCTACGAGCCGAAAACCGGCATATCGGCTGACGCACCAATCGATGCAACGGACGGACTGTGGGCGCGACACTTGGCGCGATCTACACCAGGGACAAGGTGA
- a CDS encoding fumarylacetoacetate hydrolase family protein, which yields MVVRLTRFTTGGDPLWGIVDGDEIAPLEGIFVSTSDILRLSPAELKTRAGVERLPITSAKILSPVTAPAQIICQGLNYADHAIESGHAPRQKNLLFMKAASSLSGAFDPVIRPDGVQMLDYEVELGLVLKRPLRAGDHVTRETLGDFIGGLVLCNDVSARDVMFGEAFLQWFRGKSARTFCPCGPWLVVPEPNEVADLLDRIEIRLWLNDELRQSAHTRDFVFRPETCLNDVASLMDLSAGDLVLTGTPGGVILQASAALAQILTTKLFKDSERKEAIAQEATAHARYLAPGDVMRAEMRTDDGTVDFGRQMLEVVDA from the coding sequence ATGGTAGTTAGATTGACCCGATTTACGACGGGCGGCGACCCCTTGTGGGGGATTGTAGACGGAGACGAGATCGCACCACTCGAGGGCATCTTCGTCTCGACCTCCGACATCCTTCGCCTTTCTCCCGCCGAACTCAAGACGCGCGCGGGCGTCGAACGTCTCCCGATCACCTCGGCAAAGATTCTGAGCCCCGTCACCGCGCCGGCGCAGATCATCTGCCAGGGTCTGAACTACGCAGATCACGCGATTGAATCAGGGCATGCGCCACGCCAGAAAAACCTGCTTTTCATGAAGGCCGCATCCTCGCTGTCAGGGGCGTTCGATCCCGTGATCCGCCCTGACGGAGTTCAGATGCTCGACTACGAAGTGGAACTCGGGCTCGTATTGAAACGACCCTTGAGAGCAGGCGATCACGTCACCAGAGAGACCCTCGGCGATTTCATCGGCGGACTCGTCTTGTGCAACGACGTGTCGGCCCGCGACGTGATGTTCGGCGAAGCCTTCCTTCAGTGGTTCCGCGGCAAGAGCGCCCGCACCTTTTGCCCCTGCGGTCCCTGGCTGGTCGTTCCCGAGCCAAACGAGGTAGCCGACCTGCTCGACAGGATCGAGATACGTCTGTGGCTGAACGACGAACTGCGGCAGTCGGCCCATACCCGTGACTTCGTCTTTCGCCCGGAAACCTGCCTCAACGACGTTGCGTCGCTGATGGACCTGTCTGCGGGCGATCTGGTGCTGACCGGGACGCCAGGCGGCGTGATCCTGCAAGCCAGCGCCGCCCTCGCCCAGATTCTGACGACCAAGCTCTTCAAGGATTCGGAGCGGAAGGAGGCGATCGCCCAGGAGGCGACCGCGCACGCGCGCTACCTCGCGCCGGGCGACGTCATGCGCGCCGAAATGCGCACCGACGACGGCACGGTCGATTTCGGCCGCCAGATGCTCGAAGTCGTGGACGCGTGA